The following is a genomic window from Sphaerodactylus townsendi isolate TG3544 linkage group LG16, MPM_Stown_v2.3, whole genome shotgun sequence.
GTGTTCTCATATACAGGGTCTGACACACAAGAAAAGAGACAGAGGGGCAAGGGGCCACGTACACCCCCCAACGTACATTCCCAACAGTGGGATCCTAGCAGCTTGCGTGAACCAgcctggtgttgtggttaagagcaggtgtactctaatctggagaaccgggtttgattccctgctctgccacttcagctgtggaggcttatctggggaatcagattagcttgtgcactgcaacacatgccaactgggtgaccttgggctagtcacagttcttcggagctctctcagccccacccacctcacaggaggtttgttgtggggggagggaaaggagattgtcagcccctttgaggctccttacaggaaagaaaggggggatttcaATCCAAACCTctcttctggagtgccaaaggtttgccaccataggactaggaccaggagtaatgggttcaaggtgaaggaaaagagattccacctaaacatcaggaaaaactccctgacagtcagggctgttcgacagtggaatgcactgcctcggagtgtggtggagtctctttggaggttttaaaagagaggctggatggctatctgtcaggagtgttttaattatgtgttcctgcatgcagggggttggacctgatggccttggggtcttttccaacactatgattctaacTGCACTGGAAAATTCTGGTAAGGCAATGCCCGAAATCAGTGACGGGGCTTAGCCTTCAAATCTGCTTGCACAGCCCCCTGCTCATCACAGCGCCATCTGAGCGTTTCCTTGCCTCGTGCATCATTTGCACATGTCAGGAGGAGGGCTGTCAAGACTGAGCCCCTCAGCCCTTCCTTCCTCGGAAATTCACCCCTGGCATCACCTCTACGGCCACCCCCAAAGCAGAAGTaaggggcagagagagggagCAGCACTTGGTGTCTGGACATCAACAGAGAAGCCCCAGTGAGACACTCAGCATTGCTCAAGGCTGGTGAAAAACAATGAAGCAGCCCCCGCCACGTCTGGACACAAACCCACCAAGAAAGGCTGCCAAAGGAATAAAGGTCACGCCCCAGCCAAGCCCAAAAgagcagctgcctcctctccaattCCGGCTTCCCCCAGGTTGCAGCGCAACGCATTTGCTGTCTCCCACCCACCCGCTCTCCGTGGCCTTTGTGAGTCAGTCGGTGAGTATTTATCCCAGCCGGGGCCCTGCCCAGCGTGGGCTTCCATGGAAAGCCGCCACTGAAAATAAGAGCCAGAGTGACTCAGAGACAATGCAACGATCTGGAGGGCGGCGTGGACGGAGGAAGCGTTGTTGCGCCCCCAGGCTGCGTGCTGCCAAAGCGAGGTCCTGGGACtggcccccagccccacccacccccttgccaCACACAGCCAAGAGGGTCAAAAGGTGCACGGCCGCCTCCTCTCCCAGCACTGAACAGCTGTGTACGTGGAGACTGTCCCAGGAGGACTCTTCTGTTTAGGAGGAAATGAAGGGATGAGTGAGGAGCTCAGCCCGCAAGGAAGAGTTTGGCACGCAGACGCGGGGCCAGAAGCCAACACAACCTCTCCAAGCAGCCTAGATGGAGCGCCTTATCCCACACTCTTCAGCTGCAGGTGTCTGCCCAGAGCCAAAGGGCAGGGAAAGGAAGCCAGGAAgagggtgtgtgtgagtgtgtgagtgtgtgagtgtgtgtgtgtgtgtgtgtgtgtgtgtgtgtgagagagagagagagagagagagagagaggctgagaTGGAAGCTTTTCTGTTTAGCAGCTTGGATTCTGGGTGCAGAGGACcaagatgggtgggtgggttacaAAGTGGCACCTGGGATTTTACCTGCagaagaaggagactcaaggtggcttacatgctcctttcccttcctctcctcacaacagacaccttgtgaggtaggtggggctgagagagttctaaagaactgtgagtagcccaaggtcactcagcaggaatgtaggagtgtggaaacacaccagataagcctctgccactcaggtggaggagtggggaatcaaacctggttctccggattagaacccacctgctcttaaccactataccgtgctGGCGCTTTGCTTTGCACGCTTTCCTCTTGGCCCAGGCAAAAGGCTATTGTGCATGACAACAGCAATTTAAGCTTGCTCTGAGAGCAACCTTTCGAGGACATTTTCATCCTTATCTCCCTCCAAGCAGTTCAGGGCTCGCCTCACctttattttatcatcacaacaaccctgggagataAGTCCAACTGAAAGACACAGCCAGCCAAAGGTCACTCGACCCTGCCAACCTGAAGCTCTTTTAGCAGGGGACACTTGGGATCTGCAGGCAAAACAAGAGCTGAGGACCGTCAGCCTACAAAGAACTACCTTAAGGAGCCCCAGAAACTGTAACTGCACAGTCGAAGGTCCCCctccttagaagaaaaagaagagtttgtatttgtagcccacctctctctcctgtaaggagactcaagggggcttacaagctccttccccttcctctccccacaacagatacctcgtgaggcaggtggggctaagagagttccgaagaactgggactagcccaaggtcgcccagcaggaatgtaggagtgcggaaacacatctggttcgccagataagcctcaggtggaggagtggggaatcaaacccagttctccagattagaatccacctgctcttaaccactccaccacgctgctGGCTCTCAAGCTTAGCTTTGGTTACACAATGGAATGAAGTGGCAGAGTGAAGCGGAATGCCAGCCCCCAAGCAAGCCTGGCCcctctcttcctgctcctcccttcccctccccatgaagGAGAGGGCTGCAGCCCTGAAAGGCCCCACAGAGTAAGCCTTCTGCCAGCACCTATGAGGCTGTGCTGAGAAACTCTGTCCTCACGCAGTCAAACGGCAACAACCAATGGAAGCCGCAACCAATGGGGAACACGGAGAGAGAAGGAGCCCTggcacagcatccctggctgaTTCAAACTCCGCAAGGCACACTCTTCGCCCATTCAGGAGGAGCTGGAAGCAGCAATGCCTGACGCATCCAACTTCCGTTTGCTCCAGGCATGGTCAGACTCAGCTCTGGCTCACCCACTGCAGAGAAGCTGGCTTTGTCCTCTCCTGGCCTGCTGCTTTTTTCTGCCTTCGCTTGCAGGGAGACCCAGAAGAAAGGGATGGAGAGACTGACAGCTTGCCACAGCCTGGCTGTCCCGCCCCCTCGCCCTCCCACCGATCTGTCCTGCAAGCATCAAAACATGTTTGCAGGGGACAAGGGTGCCCTCTACTGTCTGCGGTTAAAAAGTGCACCTCCCAGGCCTTATTTCTCCCTTCTCCATCCCACCTGTAAGGATTTGTGGGGTCACTTTAAAAGGGACACCTCatgtaagcaccaggtcattatcgACCCATGGATGATATCTCATCACGAGGTTTACTAGGCAGAGTTgatttatgggatggtttgccatgccttccccagttgcctaccctttacccccagcaagctgggtactcattttactgacctcagaaggatggaaggctgcgtCAGTCTTGAACTaagctacttgaaaccaacttcttTCGGGATTGAACTCGGGTCACAAGGAGGactttgactgtagtactgcacCTTATCACTTAATCTCCCCCATATCACCTTTCCCACTttttctcctcctggcagcccccatacCACCTAACCCTTTGCCCAATCCTCTCTTGCCCGCACAGTGTCTCTTCGTACCACACCACCTACATTCATCCACAATGATTCAAAAAACAGTAATCTGCCCAAGTGCAGACAACTGCTTTCATTTTGGGGTGTTTCCCCCTTCATTATGGTttgggatttttctgcaaacctgaaatgTCCCCCACTCTCACTTCTCTTAATGTGGTCCCAATCTGCATATTTACCTATCCTCAGGTGCAGCCACGTAGACTATTAGATATACTGATATACTGCCTTTCAAGTGTTCTGATTAAGGCGGCTGACAAGTAAAAAATATCATAActcagaggagtttaaatggtcatatgccatctgtatttttaatggttAAGAACTtaagtgctgcattttaatattcaatatttaatatttaatattgtattctatccttccacttgtttgtattaatgttgtaaactgccctgagcccctcgggggagggcggtatataagtggaacaaataaataaaaaataaaataaataacatctttAAAATATCATCCATTCTCAACATAatcacaaaacattaaaaacaagacaTCAGAATCAAGATGTTAAGGTTTGGAAGAAGAACCATTTTGATGTCATCGAAAATCTGATAAAGGGTCCTCGTGTGATAAATTGCGAAGAAGTGGTTTTAAAATTGGGGGGCAGACCATTGTCAAAGTATTTCACAGATCAGACATTTGGCAAAtacatctcagaaactaagcagtgttgggcctggctagtatttgggtgggacaTCAGTGTCATGATGCAGagacatgcaatggcaaaccacctctgaacgtgtcttgccttgacaaccctgcAGGTGTCAgcataagtgagctgtgacttgactacacaaagagagagagagtgagagacagGAAGAATGCAAAAAGTCTTTGAGCTCATAACCACCACTGCTCAGCTCCGTGATAATTAATGGCTCAAATCTATTCCTTGCTACTAAAACTAGAGAGTGCTTTTTCAAGTTGCATTAGAAAATAGAACAGGGACCTTACAGATCAATACTGAGTTAGAAGAACAGGAGTGGATTTGAAAGTGTGTGGTTCCAAAACTAATTTCTACAAGTTTAACAGAACTtaagaacaagaacataagaaagagcctgctggatcagactagagtccatctagtccagcactctgctccttgcagtggcccactagatgcctttgggagctcacctgcaggatgtgaaagcaatggcctgctgctgccgccgccgccgccgccgcgcacctggtctgctaaggcatttgcaatctccgttcaaggaggatcaagattggtagccataggtcgacttctcctccataaatcggacCAAgtcctttaaagctatccaggttagtggccactgCACTACCTCCTTAAAGAGCACTTCTCTTTAAAACTGTTTCAACAGCATCTCACTCCACATAGTTTCGCCACTATACACAGAAATTCACTGGATCAGTGTTGCTCAGCCATGGtaattttttaaacattattttagtcatgtaaaaaaaccccatccctTTTGAAAATTGGCAACTCAGTCTGTTAGTAAAATGTGACACATCCTCCTTGATCCAAAAGTGATTCAGTTGGCCTCTGTAAAAGGGCACCTTACAGATGGAGAACTGATCTCGAGCTACTTATCACTGCTAAACTGGGCAACCCCCCCAAATAGAACCTTCCCCAGAGCATGAATGGTTCCACTGTGTGTGGAATATTGTATTATTCAATAAATGAACATATCTTCAAAGTATCTAGAGCAATAATTTTCAATATTCAGATAAGTTTATTGACCATTTGGgatgtatttattacattttggAGTAACAAAAAAGTGTGTTCCTTGTGCTTTTTATGGGTAATCATAATGCTTCTCTGGTTATGTTGAATATGCTGTGTTCTATTTTGGAAAAATCTAATGACAAAAAAACCTGCTTTACTGCAAGCACTAGTTTGTGATGCACTGTTTTCCAATAATCCAGTTTTATTCATTGTTACCAATGTTCTTGTTGCgctgtttttattcatttaataaCTCTGGAGTCAAAAAGTAGCCtacaaatgaagttaataaacAAATTACCTACAAGGGGGCTCATGAATGGCTATAGCCCTTTGAAAACTGGGACAGCATTTACTGATTCCACAGACAATTGTGTAATGCAATGCATTTCCTGTCCATGAGCACAGTGCAAGAAAACGGCGGGGCTGGTTTAGCAGAACTACTGAGATTTCCACTTGGCACACAGTCATGTCATACAAAGCCCAGCTGCTGACTGGACATGAAACCACAACCCAGTGCAATATTAGGCATGCTTAACCACCTGAGAACTAGGATGGCAACCTTCTCTCTAAACATTACTGTGATCTGCTGGCCTTTGACCAAGGAAATGAACTGATCAAGCAAACCAACTAACAAACCTTCCTCTCCAACTAGTTATTTCCCAAACTGACTCAGGAATTCCAGGTAGGTTTTCTTTTGGGCTGCAGAGGCAGGGATGAAGTGCCCTCCCAAGTGGGTGAGAAATAAAGGAGTACTAAAGAGGGAGGCAAGTTCCTGGCTCATTTCGAAGGGGATGACACGGTCTGTTTCTCCTAGGACGTGCAGGCTGGGCACCTGGATGGGGGCTTGATAGAAACTGCAGTGATCAAGGGCTCGGCTTTTGAAGCCAGCGATCAGGACGGCAAAGTCAAACTGGAAGCGGGGATCTCCACCTTGTTTCAGGGTGCAAATTATGGCAGCCAGTGCTGCACCCTGGCTAAAGCCCAGCAGCCCATCAATGGGGCTGTGTTCTGCAAATGCCTCGGCCACAGCCTCCAGCGACTCCTCTAGTCCTTTGCAAGATGAGGCTTCCTCAAAGGCATTGAATGTTCCTTCCTGGGGACTGGAGAACCACCAGCCACGACCACTGCTGTCTAGCGTATCCAACAGGCTGGCTTCCTCTATAATGGAGAGAGGAAAACCCAGTGGTtagagacatgggggggggggggggttcctcaaaGCATTAATGCCCTCCCTTCTACGTCTTCCATTTTGCAGCCTTTTCTGTACAGGCTTACAAGTTTCCTTGCTAACAAGAGTT
Proteins encoded in this region:
- the OVCA2 gene encoding esterase OVCA2, which gives rise to MAEGDSGSRSLRLLCLHGYRQDAKSFRARSGALRKALRGRAELLIIDAPHVVVARPEEASLLDTLDSSGRGWWFSSPQEGTFNAFEEASSCKGLEESLEAVAEAFAEHSPIDGLLGFSQGAALAAIICTLKQGGDPRFQFDFAVLIAGFKSRALDHCSFYQAPIQVPSLHVLGETDRVIPFEMSQELASLFSTPLFLTHLGGHFIPASAAQKKTYLEFLSQFGK